A genomic segment from Deinococcus humi encodes:
- a CDS encoding ABC transporter ATP-binding protein, protein MAEVILEHIDKMYGSKQHAVKDFNLHIEDREFMVFVGPSGCGKSTTLRMIAGLEDISDGILKIGDRVVNDVPPKDRDIAMVFQNYALYPHMNVYENMAFGLKLRKTPKEEIERRVRDAAKILQIEHLLGRKPKELSGGQRQRVAMGRAIVREPAVFLMDEPLSNLDAKLRVEMRSQINQLHRRLGATIVYVTHDQVEAMTLGNRIVVMRDGLIMQVDTPMNLYDFPQNKFVAGFIGSPSMNLINARIQNGQFVVGNDRVDAMGKLAQSLKAYEGKEVSMGIRPEHIGLVGLTETPVGTNVLHGKVVVVEPLGAQTDLIVEVAGQDLTVKVEGQALVQPGDDIELVIDQTRLHAFDAATELAIDRGKAIGKRGQADTPDLGYEYPGVAKKGAEAMLSKEAKETIIVSSD, encoded by the coding sequence CATCGACAAGATGTACGGCAGCAAGCAGCATGCGGTGAAGGATTTCAACCTTCATATCGAAGACCGCGAGTTCATGGTCTTCGTGGGGCCGTCCGGCTGCGGTAAGTCCACCACCCTGCGGATGATCGCGGGCCTGGAAGACATCAGCGACGGCATTCTGAAGATCGGCGACCGCGTGGTCAACGACGTGCCGCCCAAGGACCGCGATATCGCGATGGTGTTCCAGAACTACGCGCTGTATCCGCACATGAACGTCTACGAGAACATGGCCTTCGGCCTGAAACTGCGCAAGACGCCCAAAGAAGAGATCGAGCGCCGCGTCCGTGACGCTGCCAAGATTCTCCAGATCGAGCACCTGCTGGGCCGTAAGCCAAAGGAGCTGTCCGGCGGTCAGCGCCAGCGCGTGGCGATGGGCCGCGCCATCGTGCGCGAACCCGCCGTGTTCCTGATGGACGAGCCGCTGTCCAACCTCGATGCCAAGCTGCGCGTCGAGATGCGTTCGCAGATCAACCAGCTGCACCGCCGCCTGGGCGCCACCATTGTTTACGTGACCCACGATCAGGTGGAGGCCATGACGCTGGGCAACCGCATCGTGGTCATGCGCGACGGCCTGATCATGCAGGTGGACACGCCCATGAACCTCTACGACTTCCCACAGAACAAGTTCGTGGCGGGTTTTATCGGCAGTCCCAGCATGAACCTGATCAACGCCCGCATCCAGAATGGCCAGTTCGTGGTCGGCAATGACCGCGTGGACGCGATGGGCAAACTGGCGCAGAGCCTGAAGGCCTACGAGGGCAAGGAAGTCTCGATGGGGATCCGCCCCGAGCACATCGGCCTCGTCGGGCTGACCGAAACGCCGGTGGGGACCAATGTGCTGCACGGCAAAGTGGTGGTTGTCGAGCCGCTGGGCGCGCAGACCGACCTGATCGTGGAGGTCGCTGGACAGGACCTGACGGTCAAGGTGGAAGGTCAGGCGCTGGTACAGCCCGGTGACGACATCGAACTGGTTATCGATCAGACCCGTCTGCACGCTTTCGATGCCGCCACCGAACTGGCCATCGACCGGGGTAAAGCCATCGGCAAGCGCGGCCAGGCCGACACCCCGGACCTGGGCTACGAGTATCCTGGCGTGGCCAAAAAGGGCGCGGAAGCCATGCTGAGCAAAGAAGCCAAGGAAACCATCATCGTCAGCAGCGACTGA